One window of the Eucalyptus grandis isolate ANBG69807.140 chromosome 8, ASM1654582v1, whole genome shotgun sequence genome contains the following:
- the LOC104417770 gene encoding LOW QUALITY PROTEIN: very-long-chain 3-oxoacyl-CoA reductase 1 (The sequence of the model RefSeq protein was modified relative to this genomic sequence to represent the inferred CDS: substituted 2 bases at 2 genomic stop codons) has product MVLADFLIASATVLGFISLFKNVLTFARWLYAAFLRKPKDLRDYGSWAIVTGATDGIGKALVFELASKGLNLVLVGRNPSKLEATSRELGXIRSNHRGPLHSXHFICHLHKNSRAIVKTVVADLAKLSGEEIAAAIAGATEGIDVGLLVNNAGMASLPKYFHEVDRELTESTLRVNVNAAVWATKGVIDGMLKRKRGAILNMGSGSAVYVSSYPLWTLYASTKAFLATFSKSISLEYEGQWIDIQCQAPLFIATKMTRMKRRYLFIPSAETFSRASVRWIGYDRVCNPYWSHSVQAFVARTLDTITVWGLECYTKWVRDQERSRR; this is encoded by the exons ATGGTTCTTGCGGACTTCTTGATCGCCTCGGCCACCGTACTAGGCTTCATCTCGCTCTTCAAGAACGTACTCACCTTCGCCCGATGGCTGTACGCCGCGTTCCTGAGGAAGCCGAAGGACTTGCGCGACTACGGCTCGTGGGCCATTGTCACCGGCGCCACCGACGGCATCGGGAAAGCACTGGTGTTCGAGCTCGCCTCCAAGGGCCTCAACCTCGTGCTCGTCGGTCGGAACCCCAGCAAACTCGAGGCCACCTCGAGGGAGCTGGGATAGATTCGGAGCAACCACCGAGGTCCATTACATAGTTAGCACTTCATATGCCATTTACATAAAAATTCCCGAGCGATC GTCAAGACAGTGGTCGCCGATCTCGCGAAGCTGAGCGGAGAGGAGATAGCGGCGGCCATTGCAGGAGCGACGGAAGGGATCGACGTCGGGTTGCTGGTCAACAACGCGGGGATGGCTTCTCTCCCGAAATACTTTCACGAGGTGGATCGAGAGTTGACGGAGAGCACGTTGAGAGTGAACGTCAACGCAGCGGTGTGGGCGACGAAGGGAGTGATCGATGGAATgttgaagaggaagagaggagcgATCTTGAACATGGGATCTGGTTCCGCCGTGTATGTCTCTTCGTATCCTCTTTGGACCTTGTATGCCTCCACCAAAGC TTTTCTGGCAACATTCTCAAAAAGCATCAGTCTGGAGTATGAGGGACAATGGATTGATATTCAATGTCAG GCTCCTCTTTTCATTGCCACCAAAATGACCAGGATGAAGAGACGGTATCTCTTCATACCTTCGGCGGAGACATTCAGCAGAGCTAGCGTGCGGTGGATCGGGTACGACCGGGTGTGCAACCCCTATTGGTCGCACTCGGTTCAGGCGTTCGTGGCACGCACGCTGGACACAATCACCGTTTGGGGTCTCGAATGTTACACGAAATGGGTGAGAGATCAAGAAAGATCGCGTCGTTAG